The window TCATGATCGTCCTCACCGTGACCCAGCTCGTCTTCCGCGTCATGCGCGTGACGCTGGCCGAGTGGATGGGCGACACCGTTCCTCTGTTCCGCAACATGCACGTGTCCAGCATCATCTCGATGGCGCTCACGGCGGCGCTCGTCCTCACGGGCACGTGGGTCTACCTCTGGCAGATGTTCGGCGCGTCGAACCAGCTCATGGCGGCGCTCTCGCTCCTCGTCGTCACGGTCTGGCTGAAGTCCGAAAAGCGCAACCCGAGCTACGCCCTCTACCCGATGCTCTTCATGTACTTCACGACGCTCTTCGCGACGTGCGTGACGGCCCGGAACCTCTACGTCACGATCGCCGCGAACCCCGCGATGAGCGGGCTGCCGGTCGCGGGCGCCTGGGCCATGATCATCGTGGCGGCGCTGCTCCTCGTCGCGTCCCTCGTCATCGGGTGGGACGGCCTCAAGGCCTACCGGAAGTACTCCGCACAGCCGCCCGCCGGCAAGCCGGCCGTGGCCAGGGCCTGACCGCCGCGCCTCCTCGCCGCGTTCTCCGCGCCGCCGCGACACCCGTCGCGGCGGCTTTTTCGTTCAGCGCCCGTTCTTCGAGAACTCGAGGACCATCTTCTTGCGCTCCGGCTCGAAGTTCACCGGACGGCCGGAGGTGCCGTCGAAGAAGGCGATGGTCAGCCGGCCCCCTTCGAGCCGAAAGAGCATCGAGATCGCTCTCTCGGTCGAAGGCGGAACCGGATCGATGCGGAACGCATCCGGCGCGCCGGGGTCTGCCGCCAGCGTGAAGCGGGCCGACGTCCCTTCTCCGTTCGTCGCGGAAAGGGCGCCGCTCGAGAACGTCCACGTCCCGCTCGAGAACTTCCGGTCCGGGACCGGCTGGCCGTTGAACCTGGCGCTCCGCAGAATCCAGGTTCCATCGAGGGCACGCAGGGAGGCGCCTGCACGAGCGGCGTCCGGCGGGGCGGGAGCGACGTCCACGGGCGCGGCCGCGGCGGCGCTGAACGAAGCGGAGAGAAGCACGATCAGGAGGGCCTTCTCCATGGTGTGCGTCCTCCTAGCGCCGGGAGGCGATCTCAGCGAGCGCGCGCACGGAGCGGAAGAAACCCGCGGAGTCGAGGGACTCGGCGGGCAGATCCACGTGGAATTCCAGGTGCGTCTCGCTCCGCCGCACGGACAGCCGCCGCACGGTCGCGCCGGTTGTCCGGGCTTCCTGCCAGAGCGCGTCCGCCCGCGCGAGAGCCTCGTCGAACCGGGTGAAGACCGCGAGAGCCCCGGGCTGAGACGGCTCGCGCACGGACCAGCGCTCGTCCTTCATCCGGCGCAGCGCGTCGCGCCCGGACCAGCTCGCACGGTCGAGCATCTCGACGTCCGCGAGCGGGGGCTTCTCGAGCCGCGCCCGGACGATGAGCGTGTCGCGCCGCCCGCGCGCGCGGGAGATCGCCCACAGCCACGGCAGGTCCCTCGGGGCGAGAAAAACGACGAGGGAAGCGGACTCGAACGGCGCCTTCGCGTTCGCGAGGCCGAGGTCCACCGCCGTCGTCCCGATCCAGCGCACGGTGGCCTTGTCGCCCAGAGCCTTGAGGCCGCCCTGCAGCCAGTTCAGCGCCCGATTCCCCCGCTTCACGTTCGCGCCGCTCCCCAGCGCGAACCAGCCGAGGACGAAGGCCACGAGGGCCAGGAGGGCCTGCGACATCTCGATCGTGCGACTTCCAAAAGACGATAACAGACGCGGCCGCGTGCTAGCGTCACTTCCGGGAGGGCTCGTGGAGACGGCCCCATGGCGCAAAGCGGTCCGGGAGTTCCTCTACGGGATGTTCCTGCACGAGCACGTCGAGCAGGCACGCGACGCCCGCGCCTCGCTCGAGAGCCTCTTCCTCGTCGTCGTGTTCGGCGACATGGTGGGACTGCCCGTCCTGCCGCCGTATTACGCGCTCCGCCTCCTCCCCCACACGCTCGGCGCCGTGCCGGGCTGGAAGCGCCGGATCCTCCGCGAGCGGGGCCTCGGCGACGAGCACGAGCACCACCTTCACGGCATCTGAGGCTTTTTCCTGCCCGATTTGATGCATCTGCATCGGGCCGACGCGTCCGCGAGCCCCTAGGTTCTAGGAGGCGGAAAAGGAGGGCCGGATGGTCGAGAAGCGCTCTGAACGGGCCGGCGGCGTCAGGGGCCTCTGGCAGGGCTTCAAGGAGACGATCTACGGGATGTCGGCTCACGACATGAGCCGCGCGGCGCTCCGGACCCGGGCGTCCATGGAGCACCTCTTCATCCTGATCACGATGGGCGACCTTCTCGGGATCCCGATCCTCCCGCCGTACTACAGCCTCCGGCTCCTTCCGCACGTGGTCCCCCAGATCGCGACGTGGAAGCGCCGGATGCTGCGCGAGAAGGACGTCTCGGACGCGATGTTCTGAGCCTGGTCTCGTCCTTCAGGCGATCTGAACGGGAGGCACCATGGGCATGAAGGAAGTCTTCGACCAGAACCCCGGCCGCCGCTACATCATGTTCGGCGGAAAGGGCGGGCTCGGAAAGACCACGTTTTCGGCCGCGACGGCTTACTGGCTCGCGTCCCAGGGGAAGAAAGTCCTCGTCTTCTCCGTCGACCCGCAGGCCTCCCTGACGGACATCTTCCAGAAGGACATCTTCGGGAAGGGCCCGGTCAAGATCATGGAGAACCTGTGGGCGCAGGAGATCGACGCCGACAGCCACATCAAGGCCTACCAGGACGAGATCCGCAAGAAGATCCGCGACATGTACGGCCTCGCGGAGGTGCCCGAGGAGATCGAGAGCTACATCCAGGCCGCGAGCGCCGAGCCCGCCATGGAGGAGAGCGCGATCTTCGACGCCGTCGTGGACGTCGTCGTCCAGAAGGACTACGACTACTACATCTACGACCTCGTGCCGCTCGGCCACGCCCTCTACTACCTCTCGATGGCCAAGGTCTACGACGAGTGGATCAACAAGGTCACGAAGCTCCGCGAGGACATGCGCGAGTACGAGGAGATGGTCAGCCGCCTGAAGCGCGAGAAGGAGACCGAGCAGGACGAGATCCTCAAGGAGCTCATCTACATCAAGGGGCGGATCAACGCGTCCTCGAAGATCCTCACGGACAAGGACATGACGGCGTTCTTCTTCGTCGTGACGCCCGAGGACATGATCATCCGGGACACGGAGAAGGCCGCGAAGCTCTTCGCCCAGTTCGACGTCCCGATCGGCGGCTACGTCGTCAACCGCGTCATCCCGCACGAGCTGATCGACCAGAACATCCCCGACTACCTGCGCAACCGGATCCAGATGCAGGACAAGTACATCGGGAACATCAAGACGACGTTCGGCAAGGACGTGCTCGCCTACGTCCCGGAGCTCGAGCGCGACGTCACG is drawn from Acidobacteriota bacterium and contains these coding sequences:
- a CDS encoding TRC40/GET3/ArsA family transport-energizing ATPase, which gives rise to MGMKEVFDQNPGRRYIMFGGKGGLGKTTFSAATAYWLASQGKKVLVFSVDPQASLTDIFQKDIFGKGPVKIMENLWAQEIDADSHIKAYQDEIRKKIRDMYGLAEVPEEIESYIQAASAEPAMEESAIFDAVVDVVVQKDYDYYIYDLVPLGHALYYLSMAKVYDEWINKVTKLREDMREYEEMVSRLKREKETEQDEILKELIYIKGRINASSKILTDKDMTAFFFVVTPEDMIIRDTEKAAKLFAQFDVPIGGYVVNRVIPHELIDQNIPDYLRNRIQMQDKYIGNIKTTFGKDVLAYVPELERDVTGLPMIEKLAKIMYGDQKLG